One part of the Bacteroidia bacterium genome encodes these proteins:
- a CDS encoding TIM barrel protein, with protein MRITSSQIEQHNKASGSHHPAELEFLAQKLAKKGLQIDSIIQKIQDFQLAIPSWALGTGGTRFARFPMGGEPANLEEKIADIGIIHALTQSAGAISLHIPWDIPEDAQKIRELADTYGILFDAVNSNTFQDAAAQAHSYKFGSLCHTEANIRAQAIQHNKEVIDHGISLGSKSITVWLADGSSFPGQLNFQRALQRTLDSLKEIYAHMPADWKMYIEYKPYEPNFYSTVIQDWGTSHLLAEEVGERAYCLVDLGHHLPNTNIEQIVATLMWTGKLGGFHFNDSKYGDDDLTVGSIKPFQLFLIFNELVYGMENNRRGNPDLAWMIDASHNLKDPLLDLMQSLEAIRLALAQALIVNHEKLESYRNRNDVVGSQELLQDAFRTDVRPLLKEARLRSGGALNPLEFYRKSKIREKLIEERGYETIATGL; from the coding sequence ATGCGCATCACTTCCTCTCAGATAGAGCAGCACAACAAAGCATCAGGTTCACATCATCCGGCTGAACTAGAATTCCTTGCTCAGAAATTAGCTAAGAAAGGGCTACAGATAGATTCCATCATCCAAAAAATTCAGGACTTTCAGCTTGCTATTCCCAGTTGGGCACTTGGGACGGGAGGTACCCGCTTCGCCCGCTTTCCCATGGGAGGGGAGCCCGCAAATCTGGAAGAAAAGATTGCCGATATAGGCATCATTCATGCCTTGACGCAGTCCGCGGGAGCAATCTCTCTACACATCCCCTGGGACATACCGGAAGATGCTCAAAAAATACGCGAGCTCGCAGACACCTACGGAATCCTCTTTGATGCGGTCAATTCCAATACTTTTCAGGATGCAGCCGCTCAAGCACATAGCTATAAATTTGGTTCCCTTTGCCATACGGAAGCAAACATTCGAGCTCAGGCAATTCAACATAACAAAGAAGTAATAGATCATGGAATCTCGCTAGGATCTAAAAGTATTACCGTTTGGCTGGCAGATGGTTCTTCTTTCCCTGGACAGCTCAATTTTCAAAGAGCCCTCCAAAGAACCCTCGACAGCCTGAAAGAGATATATGCTCATATGCCGGCAGATTGGAAAATGTACATAGAGTACAAACCGTATGAACCCAATTTTTATAGCACAGTGATTCAGGATTGGGGGACTTCCCATTTACTGGCGGAAGAAGTCGGTGAAAGGGCCTATTGCCTGGTTGACCTTGGCCACCACCTTCCCAATACCAACATTGAACAGATCGTAGCCACCCTAATGTGGACAGGCAAATTGGGAGGTTTTCACTTCAATGACAGCAAATACGGAGACGATGATCTGACAGTGGGTTCTATAAAACCTTTTCAGCTTTTCCTCATCTTCAATGAATTGGTGTATGGCATGGAAAACAATAGGCGCGGAAATCCTGATCTGGCCTGGATGATAGATGCCAGCCACAACCTCAAAGATCCGCTCCTTGACCTCATGCAAAGCCTGGAGGCAATTCGATTGGCACTTGCCCAAGCCCTTATTGTCAATCATGAAAAATTGGAAAGCTATCGGAATCGCAATGATGTAGTTGGTTCCCAGGAATTATTGCAGGATGCCTTTCGGACAGATGTACGACCATTATTAAAAGAAGCCCGACTAAGATCCGGAGGGGCCCTCAATCCTCTTGAATTTTACCGAAAATCTAAAATTCGCGAAAAACTGATCGAGGAAAGAGGATATGAAACCATTGCTACCGGATTGTAA
- a CDS encoding FGGY family carbohydrate kinase, translating to MKVRAVFDIGKSNKKLFLFDENFQEVKRLYTEIPEIKDEDDFPCDDLAAIEKWVKESLFSLLDDDTYNIQSLNFSTYGASFVHIGKDGKALSPLYNYLKPYPEKLLQTFYDQYGDALTIARETASPPLAMLNSGLQLYWLKHERPQLYQQLYCSLHLPQYLSFLFSGKLVSEYTSIGCHTALWDYQKRAYHRWVYAEGIEKKLAAIQPTTQTFQQNIEGIHMKIGPGIHDSSAALIPYLKKSSEPFMLLSTGSWNIVLNPFNQEALTTEELRMDCLNFIQIDGQAVKASRLFLGNEYKIWTKKLAKHFQKYPGIHKQMNPQSDILNKLEYLPEQVYAWESITTYPSSISTDLSLFPDYETAYHKLMQELVELQIRALHLAKGKTSIQKLYVDGGFIDNELFLLLLAKGLPQLEILPAHNPIGSALGAAMVL from the coding sequence ATGAAGGTTCGGGCAGTTTTTGATATCGGCAAATCCAATAAGAAACTCTTCCTGTTTGACGAAAACTTTCAGGAGGTAAAACGCCTCTATACAGAAATTCCTGAGATCAAAGATGAAGACGACTTCCCATGTGATGACCTTGCCGCAATTGAAAAATGGGTAAAAGAAAGTCTTTTTTCCCTACTTGATGATGACACCTACAACATTCAAAGCCTAAACTTTTCTACTTATGGAGCCAGCTTTGTCCATATAGGAAAAGACGGAAAAGCTCTCTCGCCCCTCTATAATTACCTCAAGCCGTATCCAGAGAAACTTCTACAGACCTTCTATGACCAATATGGAGATGCATTGACTATAGCAAGAGAAACGGCCTCTCCTCCTTTAGCTATGCTCAATTCAGGCCTACAGCTTTATTGGCTAAAACATGAACGTCCACAACTTTATCAGCAGCTTTACTGCTCCCTTCATCTTCCCCAATATTTATCCTTCTTATTTAGTGGAAAGCTAGTAAGTGAATATACAAGCATTGGCTGCCATACAGCCTTATGGGATTATCAAAAAAGAGCCTATCATCGATGGGTGTATGCGGAAGGAATAGAGAAAAAACTTGCCGCTATACAGCCTACAACTCAAACTTTCCAGCAGAATATTGAAGGTATACACATGAAGATAGGGCCGGGAATTCACGATAGTTCTGCAGCCCTTATTCCTTACCTGAAGAAAAGTAGCGAGCCTTTCATGCTTTTGTCTACGGGAAGCTGGAACATCGTTTTAAATCCCTTTAATCAAGAGGCCTTGACTACAGAGGAACTTAGGATGGACTGCTTGAATTTTATCCAAATCGATGGACAGGCTGTTAAAGCTTCTCGTTTGTTTCTGGGAAATGAGTACAAGATCTGGACGAAAAAACTGGCAAAGCATTTTCAAAAGTATCCAGGCATTCACAAACAAATGAATCCCCAATCGGATATTCTGAATAAACTTGAGTACTTGCCAGAACAAGTTTATGCATGGGAAAGTATAACTACCTATCCCTCTTCCATATCTACAGACCTGAGCCTTTTCCCCGACTACGAAACTGCCTATCACAAACTGATGCAGGAATTGGTCGAACTACAAATACGGGCTCTCCACCTCGCTAAGGGTAAAACTTCTATTCAAAAGCTCTATGTTGACGGAGGTTTTATCGACAATGAGCTCTTTCTGCTTTTGCTGGCGAAAGGCCTTCCGCAGCTGGAGATTCTTCCGGCTCATAATCCTATTGGGTCAGCTTTGGGAGCTGCAATGGTTTTGTAA
- the rhaM gene encoding L-rhamnose mutarotase: MQRLAFKMQLKEGQKEEYKLRHQQIWPELETLLKDTGIHEYSIFLDEETHILFAFQKLSGDGGSQDLGGTAIVKKWWDYMADLMQVNPDNSPLSVPLEELFYME, translated from the coding sequence ATGCAAAGACTTGCCTTCAAAATGCAACTCAAAGAAGGGCAGAAAGAGGAATATAAACTTCGACATCAGCAAATTTGGCCGGAATTGGAAACTTTGCTGAAAGATACGGGAATCCATGAATACTCTATTTTTCTGGATGAAGAGACGCATATCCTCTTTGCCTTCCAGAAGTTGTCAGGAGATGGGGGTTCGCAAGATTTGGGCGGTACAGCTATTGTGAAAAAGTGGTGGGACTACATGGCAGACCTTATGCAGGTAAATCCCGATAATTCTCCACTCTCAGTTCCATTGGAAGAGTTGTTTTATATGGAGTAA
- a CDS encoding bifunctional aldolase/short-chain dehydrogenase, which yields MNADSFKHVDYLWDEQEAAILGADEVSLFLYRSNKLGADLRVTNYGGGNTSCKTIEKDPLSGEEVEVLWVKGSGGDIGTLKRNGIAGLYVDKLRALNNVYRGIDHEDEIVPLYYHCLYDLESKAPSIDTALHGLLPFKHIDHLHPDALISVAAAKDSERVTREIWGDKMGWVPWQRPGFDLGLQLRKCVDENPGIRGIVLGGHGLFTWGDSAYECYLNSLEVIETASLYIEEREGKDRPVFGGALRGSLSDTDRKNQAAHMAPILRGLCSTYQSMIGHFTDDERVLQFINSKDLARLAPLGTSCPDHFLRTKIQPLVLELEADADLSDATQIKEKLTPAFEKYREAYIAYYEKCKYPDSPAIRDTNPVIILYPGVGMFSFAKNKQTARVASEFYINAINVMRGSEAITEYTALSRQEAFKIEYWQLEEAKLQRQAPEKPLSRKVALVSGGGGGIGKAIADKLAAAGANLVLTDISEEYLKAANADFGRDVSTYIACDVSKEAEISGAFAHAALAFGGVDIVIHSAGLAISKPLAEHSEADWDLLQNVMVKGQFLLARKGVEIMRKQGMGGNIIHVGSKNGLFAGPNNVGYGTAKAAQQHMTRLLAAELGPEKIRVNAVNPDGVVIGSKIWEGGWAEGRAKAYGIKVEELPAFYAKRNLMNEIIRPKDIANAVFALVAILDKSTGNMINVDGGMATAFVR from the coding sequence ATGAATGCCGATTCTTTCAAGCATGTAGATTACCTATGGGATGAGCAAGAAGCTGCTATCCTGGGAGCCGATGAGGTTTCTCTTTTTTTATACCGTTCCAATAAGTTGGGTGCTGACCTCAGGGTTACCAATTATGGAGGGGGAAATACTTCATGCAAAACCATTGAAAAAGATCCTTTGAGTGGGGAAGAAGTAGAGGTGTTATGGGTGAAAGGCTCAGGGGGAGATATCGGAACTCTCAAAAGGAATGGGATTGCTGGTCTGTATGTAGATAAGTTGAGAGCCCTGAACAATGTTTATCGAGGCATTGATCACGAGGATGAAATTGTCCCTCTCTATTACCATTGCCTGTATGATCTGGAAAGTAAGGCTCCCTCCATTGATACGGCTTTGCATGGATTGCTACCTTTTAAACATATAGACCATCTTCATCCCGATGCCCTGATAAGCGTAGCAGCTGCCAAAGACAGTGAAAGAGTTACCCGAGAGATTTGGGGGGATAAAATGGGCTGGGTTCCCTGGCAGAGACCGGGTTTTGACCTGGGATTGCAATTGAGAAAGTGTGTAGATGAAAATCCCGGAATACGTGGGATTGTATTAGGGGGACATGGACTCTTTACTTGGGGAGATTCGGCTTATGAGTGCTACCTCAATAGCCTGGAAGTAATTGAAACCGCTTCCTTATACATTGAAGAAAGAGAAGGTAAAGATCGGCCTGTATTCGGGGGAGCTCTAAGGGGAAGTCTGTCCGATACTGACAGAAAAAACCAGGCCGCTCATATGGCGCCTATCCTGAGAGGACTTTGTTCAACCTACCAATCGATGATCGGCCATTTTACCGATGATGAGCGAGTCCTGCAGTTTATCAATAGCAAAGATTTGGCGCGCCTGGCACCTTTGGGGACGTCATGTCCGGACCATTTCCTCCGTACCAAAATTCAACCCCTGGTATTGGAATTAGAAGCTGATGCAGATCTGTCAGATGCTACCCAAATCAAAGAAAAACTCACACCTGCTTTTGAAAAGTATCGAGAAGCATATATAGCCTATTATGAAAAATGTAAGTATCCGGATAGCCCAGCGATTCGAGATACAAATCCCGTGATCATTCTCTATCCGGGAGTAGGCATGTTTAGCTTTGCCAAAAACAAGCAAACGGCACGTGTTGCCTCCGAATTTTACATCAATGCGATTAATGTGATGCGAGGATCGGAAGCCATCACGGAGTATACGGCTTTGAGTAGACAAGAGGCTTTTAAAATTGAATACTGGCAGCTGGAAGAAGCAAAACTGCAAAGGCAAGCTCCCGAAAAACCTCTTTCGAGAAAGGTCGCCCTGGTAAGTGGTGGTGGTGGTGGTATAGGAAAAGCCATCGCAGACAAACTAGCGGCAGCTGGAGCAAATCTTGTCCTTACAGATATTTCCGAAGAGTACCTTAAAGCAGCAAATGCCGATTTCGGACGAGATGTTTCCACTTATATAGCTTGTGATGTAAGCAAAGAAGCCGAAATAAGCGGAGCTTTTGCCCATGCGGCCCTGGCATTTGGGGGAGTTGATATAGTTATTCATTCTGCAGGCCTGGCGATTTCCAAGCCTTTGGCAGAGCATAGCGAAGCGGATTGGGATCTTTTGCAGAACGTGATGGTGAAGGGACAATTTCTTCTTGCCAGAAAAGGCGTAGAAATCATGCGGAAACAAGGTATGGGAGGAAATATCATTCACGTTGGCTCTAAAAACGGCCTCTTTGCCGGACCGAATAATGTGGGGTATGGAACAGCTAAGGCTGCACAGCAACACATGACTCGTCTTTTGGCAGCTGAACTTGGACCTGAAAAGATCAGAGTGAATGCAGTCAATCCGGATGGAGTTGTGATTGGAAGCAAAATCTGGGAAGGGGGTTGGGCCGAAGGTAGAGCCAAAGCTTATGGAATAAAGGTAGAAGAATTGCCGGCCTTTTATGCCAAACGTAATCTAATGAATGAGATTATCCGGCCCAAAGACATTGCCAATGCAGTTTTTGCGCTGGTAGCGATCCTGGATAAAAGTACTGGAAATATGATCAATGTGGATGGCGGAATGGCTACGGCCTTTGTACGATAA